A region from the Triticum urartu cultivar G1812 chromosome 1, Tu2.1, whole genome shotgun sequence genome encodes:
- the LOC125533033 gene encoding interactor of constitutive active ROPs 1-like, which yields MVVGLQKKPAGAAAGGGGGAGPRAAELEAKLGKAHDQLAAMREQLAAAEKARKDARGAFADAKKRFAENAKKREAAAPAPVEQDTNVRPPEQKQREQEAEVVADDVANGDGEERRCMVDREDNESRVEEVAEKTTDNGDEVSNSIAVVGVDGAGNEGNPEADQLWSKLVAKDREVYEVRAKLMLKDMEVDELKAELTAKDANIGTLTAELVAKDAEFAALRAENAELTKTASGAAEADRKTTAAKAREAERALMDSAAREARLAERMRESERARGALEAEARRIRVQSEQWRKAAEEAAAVLGGAGHHVGAEETDEDRQWDAGDGGSGVKKKPAGGAVRLLADLWKKRASK from the coding sequence ATGGTGGTGGGTTTGCAGAAGAAACCCGCAGGTGCAGCCgctggtggtggcggtggtgcagGGCCGCGGGCGGCGGAGCTGGAGGCCAAGCTGGGGAAGGCGCACGACCAGCTTGCGGCGATGCGGGAGCAGCTCGCGGCCGCCGAGAAGGCCAGGAAGGACGCGCGCGGCGCCTTCGCCGATGCCAAGAAGCGGTTCGCCGAGAACGCGAAGAAGAGGGAAGCCGCCGCTCCGGCGCCGGTCGAACAGGATACCAATGTGCGGCCGCCAGAACAGAAGCAGCGGGAGCAGGAGGCAGAAGTTGTCGCAGACGACGTTGCAAATGGTGACGGCGAGGAGAGAAGATGCATGGTCGACCGCGAGGACAATGAGTCCCGGGTTGAGGAGGTGGCCGAGAAGACGACTGATAATGGCGATGAGGTGAGCAACAGCATTGCCGTCGTTGGAGTCGACGGTGCTGGAAACGAGGGGAACCCGGAGGCGGACCAGCTGTGGAGCAAGCTTGTGGCGAAAGACAGGGAGGTGTACGAGGTGAGGGCGAAGCTGATGCTGAAGGACATGGAGGTCGACGAGCTGAAAGCTGAGCTGACGGCGAAGGACGCGAACATCGGCACGCTGACGGCAGAGCTGGTCGCAAAGGACGCCGAGTTCGCCGCTCTCAGAGCCGAGAACGCCGAGCTCACGAAGACGGCCTCCGGCGCCGCCGAGGCCGACAGGAAGACGACGGCCGCGAAGGCGAGGGAAGCCGAGCGCGCGCTGATGGACAGCGCGGCGCGTGAGGCCCGGCTGGCCGAGCGGATGAGGGAGTCGGAGCGCGCGCGGGGGGCACTGGAGGCCGAGGCGCGCCGCATCCGCGTCCAGAGCGAGCAGTGGCGCAAGGCGGCCGAGGAGGCCGCGGCGGTGCTCGGCGGCGCGGGTCACCACGTTGGCGCGGAGGAGACGGACGAGGACAGGCAGTGGGACGCGGGAGACGGGGGCTCCGGTGTGAAGAAGAAGCCGGCCGGCGGCGCCGTGCGGCTGCTCGCCGACCTGTGGAAGAAGAGGGCGTCGAAGTGA